The Vitis riparia cultivar Riparia Gloire de Montpellier isolate 1030 chromosome 10, EGFV_Vit.rip_1.0, whole genome shotgun sequence genome includes a region encoding these proteins:
- the LOC117923481 gene encoding protein-S-isoprenylcysteine O-methyltransferase A-like, with translation MTEIFIHTSCRQLSQMLMAILIFHSSEYILAVAIHGKSNVTRGDLLISKHYLLALICSLLEYLLEIFLFPGLKEFWWISNLGLVMVVIGEIIRKIAILTASQAFTHMIRIHRDEQHKLVTYGVYRFVRHPGYCGFLIWSVGTQIMLCNPISTIAFTVVVWKFFANRIPYEEHFLRQFFGSQYVEYARHVPSGAPFIK, from the coding sequence ATGACTGAAATCTTCATCCACACATCTTGCAGACAGCTTTCTCAAATGTTAATGGCAATACTCATTTTTCACAGTTCTGAATATATTTTAGCAGTTGCCATTCATGGGAAATCAAATGTAACTCGCGGAGACCTCTTGATCAGCAAACACTACCTGCTGGCATTAATTTGTTCACTGCTGGAGTACTTGcttgaaattttcttatttcctGGGTTGAAGGAATTCTGGTGGATAAGCAACTTGGGCCTTGTGATGGTTGTCATCGGAGAAATCATACGGAAAATAGCAATTCTGACAGCCAGTCAAGCCTTCACTCACATGATCAGGATTCATCGTGACGAGCAACACAAATTGGTTACTTATGGAGTATATAGATTTGTCCGTCACCCAGGATACTGTGGTTTTCTCATCTGGTCAGTTGGAACTCAGATAATGCTCTGCAATCCCATATCCACAATTGCGTTTACGGTGGTTGTTTGGAAGTTCTTTGCCAACCGGATACCATATGAAGAACATTTCTTGAGGCAGTTTTTTGGGTCACAGTATGTGGAATATGCTAGGCATGTGCCTTCTGGGGCGCCGTTTATAAAGTGA
- the LOC117924297 gene encoding proteasome subunit alpha type-4, with protein MSRRYDSRTTIFSPEGRLYQVEYAMEAIGNAGTAIGILSKDGVVLVGEKKVTSKLLQTSTSTEKMYKIDDHVACAVAGIMSDANILINTARVQAQRYTYAYQEPMPVEQLVQSLCDTKQGYTQFGGLRPFGVSFLFAGWDKNFGFQLYMSDPSGNYGGWKAAAIGANNQAAQSMLKQDYKDDISREDAVQLALKVLSKTMDSTSLTSDKLELAEVFLSASGKVKYQVCSADALSKLLVKFGVTQPAAETS; from the coding sequence ATGTCTCGGAGGTATGATAGCCGTACAACAATCTTTTCCCCTGAAGGGCGTCTCTACCAAGTCGAGTATGCAATGGAGGCCATTGGAAATGCAGGGACTGCGATTGGAATCCTGTCAAAGGATGGTGTTGTTTTGGTAGGTGAAAAGAAGGTCACTTCCAAACTCCTTCAAACCTCGACATCAACAGAGAAGATGTACAAGATTGATGATCATGTAGCATGTGCTGTTGCTGGGATCATGTCTGATGCCAACATCCTTATCAACACGGCCAGGGTCCAAGCCCAGCGCTACACCTACGCTTACCAAGAGCCAATGCCAGTCGAACAGCTGGTTCAGTCTCTATGTGACACCAAGCAAGGCTACACACAGTTTGGTGGGCTTCGACCCTTTGGTGTTTCGTTTCTGTTTGCAGGCTGGGATAAGAATTTCGGGTTCCAGCTCTACATGAGTGACCCTAGTGGAAACTATGGTGGATGGAAGGCTGCAGCAATTGGGGCAAACAATCAAGCAGCACAATCAATGCTTAAACAGGACTACAAAGACGACATCTCAAGAGAAGACGCAGTTCAGCTGGCACTGAAGGTACTGAGCAAGACAATGGACAGCACGAGCCTTACTTCGGACAAGCTGGAACTGGCTGAGGTATTCCTCTCTGCCTCTGGGAAAGTTAAGTACCAGGTATGCTCAGCCGACGCCCTGAGCAAGCTGCTGGTGAAGTTTGGAGTGACCCAACCAGCTGCTGAGACCTCTTGA
- the LOC117923281 gene encoding uncharacterized protein LOC117923281 isoform X1, which yields MGNIRARTRECGSRRKVRASHRAAAAAAVPEGGEDRILQMLERLMNSVDQLREEIAMGFERMDNRFDDIHALVQRMGQRSAAGESWVSALPGPSFRPFPPADRSS from the coding sequence atggggaatatAAGAGCACGTACTAGAGAGTGTGGCAGTCGACGAAAGGTTAGAGCATCTCATcgtgctgctgctgctgctgctgtacCTGAGGGCGGTGAAGACCGGATCCTCCAGATGTTGGAGCGGTTGATGAACTCCGTGGACCAGCTTCGGGAGGAGATAGCCATGGGCTTTGAACGTATGGACAACCGATTTGATGACATACATGCCCTTGTTCAACGTATGGGCCAGAGATCAGCCGCAGGAGAGTCGTGGGTATCTGCTCTGCCCGGTCCAAGCTTCAGGCCGTTCCCTCCAGCAGACCGTTCGAGCTAG